One part of the Solanum dulcamara chromosome 8, daSolDulc1.2, whole genome shotgun sequence genome encodes these proteins:
- the LOC129898882 gene encoding serine/threonine-protein kinase GRIK2-like isoform X3: MFAKGHSVVKVTEMGCCGCFGFCFARKPKRVGRPNLGLRNNCSQESLLYDEGEEEDGCSYNGDVTDTGNGDDGRFLSRKPTELYGMRMKMGTRWLMSMYVNIRSGLVLYRSRTDGKHYALKAFRKSHLLKLRVAPSETAMSDVLREVLIMKMLSHPNIVNLIEVIDDPTIDNFYMVLEYVEGKWVCEGAGPAGGLGENKARTYLRDTVSGLMYLHSHNIIHGDIKPDNLLVTASGRVKIGDFSVSQAFEDDNDELRRSPGTPVFTAPECCLGLTYHGKAADTWAVGVTLYCMVLGKYPFLGDTLQDTYDKIVNNPISLPDDMDPLLKNLLEGLLCKDPAQRMTLQSVSEHEWVVGDEGPIPRHLCWCQSQKMRKEISDGNAEDTFT; the protein is encoded by the exons ATGTTTGCGAAGGGGCATTCTGTTGTGAAAGTGACAGAAATGGGGTGCTGTGGGTGTTTTGGATTCTGTTTTGCAAGAAAACCAAAAAGGGTGGGAAGACCCAATTTGGGATTGAGAAATAACTGTTCTCAGGAGTCTTTGTTATATGATGAGGGGGAGGAGGAAGATGGTTGCTCCTACAACGGTGATGTAACCGATACTGGTAATGGGGATGATG GGAGATTCCTGTCAAGGAAACCCACAGAGTTGTACGGGATGAG GATGAAGATGGGAACAAGATGGTTAATGAGTATGTACGTGAATATAAGATCGGGTCTG GTTCTATATAGAAGCCGTACTGATGGAAAACATTATGCTCTAAAG GCCTTTCGCAAGTCTCATTTATTAAAGTTGCGGGTGGCACCTTCAGAAACTGCAATGTCGGATGTTCTTCGTGAG GTTTTGATCATGAAAATGCTGAGCCATCCCAATATAGTTAATCTTATTGAGGTGATTGATGACCCAACAATAGATAACTTCTACATGG TCCTTGAATATGTGGAAGGAAAATGGGTTTGTGAGGGTGCTGGTCCAGCAGGTGGTCTTGGAGAAAATAAGGCAAGGACATACTTGCGTGACACCGTGTCCGGCTTGATGTATCTACATTCTCAT AATATAATCCATGGGGATATTAAGCCAGACAATCTTTTAGTTACTGCCTCTGGTAGAGTGAAGATTGGTGATTTCAGTGTCAGCCAAGCTTTTGAG GATGATAATGATGAGCTTAGGCGGTCTCCAGGCACTCCTGTTTTTACTGCTCCTGAGTGCTGCTTAG GACTAACATATCACGGAAAAGCTGCTGATACATGGGCAGTGGGTGTCACCCTTTACTGTATGGTGTTAGGAAAGTACCCATTTCTAGGAGACACACTCCAGGATACATATGACAAG ATAGTAAATAACCCCATCTCTCTCCCTGATGATATGGATCCCCTGCTGAAGAATTTACTTGAGGGCCTTCTCTGTAAAG ATCCAGCACAAAGGATGACTCTTCAGAGTGTTTCTGAGCATGAATGGGTTGTTGGTGATGAAGGTCCCATCCCTCGGCATTTATGTTGGTGCCAGAGCCAAAAAATGCGAAAGGAAATATCAGATGGGAATGCAGAGGATACTTTCACTTGA
- the LOC129898882 gene encoding serine/threonine-protein kinase GRIK2-like isoform X1: MFAKGHSVVKVTEMGCCGCFGFCFARKPKRVGRPNLGLRNNCSQESLLYDEGEEEDGCSYNGDVTDTGNGDDGEYRIPVKRSEEILMYKAENGLACREIPVKETHRVVRDEDEDGNKMVNEYVREYKIGSGSYGKVVLYRSRTDGKHYALKAFRKSHLLKLRVAPSETAMSDVLREVLIMKMLSHPNIVNLIEVIDDPTIDNFYMVLEYVEGKWVCEGAGPAGGLGENKARTYLRDTVSGLMYLHSHNIIHGDIKPDNLLVTASGRVKIGDFSVSQAFEDDNDELRRSPGTPVFTAPECCLGLTYHGKAADTWAVGVTLYCMVLGKYPFLGDTLQDTYDKIVNNPISLPDDMDPLLKNLLEGLLCKDPAQRMTLQSVSEHEWVVGDEGPIPRHLCWCQSQKMRKEISDGNAEDTFT, translated from the exons ATGTTTGCGAAGGGGCATTCTGTTGTGAAAGTGACAGAAATGGGGTGCTGTGGGTGTTTTGGATTCTGTTTTGCAAGAAAACCAAAAAGGGTGGGAAGACCCAATTTGGGATTGAGAAATAACTGTTCTCAGGAGTCTTTGTTATATGATGAGGGGGAGGAGGAAGATGGTTGCTCCTACAACGGTGATGTAACCGATACTGGTAATGGGGATGATGGTGAGTATCGCATCCCAGTCAAACGTTCTGAAGAGATTCTCATGTATAAAGCTGAAAATGGGTTGGCTTGCAGGGAGATTCCTGTCAAGGAAACCCACAGAGTTGTACGGGATGAG GATGAAGATGGGAACAAGATGGTTAATGAGTATGTACGTGAATATAAGATCGGGTCTGGTAGCTATGGGAAAGTG GTTCTATATAGAAGCCGTACTGATGGAAAACATTATGCTCTAAAG GCCTTTCGCAAGTCTCATTTATTAAAGTTGCGGGTGGCACCTTCAGAAACTGCAATGTCGGATGTTCTTCGTGAG GTTTTGATCATGAAAATGCTGAGCCATCCCAATATAGTTAATCTTATTGAGGTGATTGATGACCCAACAATAGATAACTTCTACATGG TCCTTGAATATGTGGAAGGAAAATGGGTTTGTGAGGGTGCTGGTCCAGCAGGTGGTCTTGGAGAAAATAAGGCAAGGACATACTTGCGTGACACCGTGTCCGGCTTGATGTATCTACATTCTCAT AATATAATCCATGGGGATATTAAGCCAGACAATCTTTTAGTTACTGCCTCTGGTAGAGTGAAGATTGGTGATTTCAGTGTCAGCCAAGCTTTTGAG GATGATAATGATGAGCTTAGGCGGTCTCCAGGCACTCCTGTTTTTACTGCTCCTGAGTGCTGCTTAG GACTAACATATCACGGAAAAGCTGCTGATACATGGGCAGTGGGTGTCACCCTTTACTGTATGGTGTTAGGAAAGTACCCATTTCTAGGAGACACACTCCAGGATACATATGACAAG ATAGTAAATAACCCCATCTCTCTCCCTGATGATATGGATCCCCTGCTGAAGAATTTACTTGAGGGCCTTCTCTGTAAAG ATCCAGCACAAAGGATGACTCTTCAGAGTGTTTCTGAGCATGAATGGGTTGTTGGTGATGAAGGTCCCATCCCTCGGCATTTATGTTGGTGCCAGAGCCAAAAAATGCGAAAGGAAATATCAGATGGGAATGCAGAGGATACTTTCACTTGA
- the LOC129898882 gene encoding serine/threonine-protein kinase GRIK2-like isoform X2 produces the protein MFAKGHSVVKVTEMGCCGCFGFCFARKPKRVGRPNLGLRNNCSQESLLYDEGEEEDGCSYNGDVTDTGNGDDGEYRIPVKRSEEILMYKAENGLACREIPVKETHRVVRDEDEDGNKMVNEYVREYKIGSGSYGKVVLYRSRTDGKHYALKAFRKSHLLKLRVAPSETAMSDVLREVLIMKMLSHPNIVNLIEVIDDPTIDNFYMVLEYVEGKWVCEGAGPAGGLGENKNIIHGDIKPDNLLVTASGRVKIGDFSVSQAFEDDNDELRRSPGTPVFTAPECCLGLTYHGKAADTWAVGVTLYCMVLGKYPFLGDTLQDTYDKIVNNPISLPDDMDPLLKNLLEGLLCKDPAQRMTLQSVSEHEWVVGDEGPIPRHLCWCQSQKMRKEISDGNAEDTFT, from the exons ATGTTTGCGAAGGGGCATTCTGTTGTGAAAGTGACAGAAATGGGGTGCTGTGGGTGTTTTGGATTCTGTTTTGCAAGAAAACCAAAAAGGGTGGGAAGACCCAATTTGGGATTGAGAAATAACTGTTCTCAGGAGTCTTTGTTATATGATGAGGGGGAGGAGGAAGATGGTTGCTCCTACAACGGTGATGTAACCGATACTGGTAATGGGGATGATGGTGAGTATCGCATCCCAGTCAAACGTTCTGAAGAGATTCTCATGTATAAAGCTGAAAATGGGTTGGCTTGCAGGGAGATTCCTGTCAAGGAAACCCACAGAGTTGTACGGGATGAG GATGAAGATGGGAACAAGATGGTTAATGAGTATGTACGTGAATATAAGATCGGGTCTGGTAGCTATGGGAAAGTG GTTCTATATAGAAGCCGTACTGATGGAAAACATTATGCTCTAAAG GCCTTTCGCAAGTCTCATTTATTAAAGTTGCGGGTGGCACCTTCAGAAACTGCAATGTCGGATGTTCTTCGTGAG GTTTTGATCATGAAAATGCTGAGCCATCCCAATATAGTTAATCTTATTGAGGTGATTGATGACCCAACAATAGATAACTTCTACATGG TCCTTGAATATGTGGAAGGAAAATGGGTTTGTGAGGGTGCTGGTCCAGCAGGTGGTCTTGGAGAAAATAAG AATATAATCCATGGGGATATTAAGCCAGACAATCTTTTAGTTACTGCCTCTGGTAGAGTGAAGATTGGTGATTTCAGTGTCAGCCAAGCTTTTGAG GATGATAATGATGAGCTTAGGCGGTCTCCAGGCACTCCTGTTTTTACTGCTCCTGAGTGCTGCTTAG GACTAACATATCACGGAAAAGCTGCTGATACATGGGCAGTGGGTGTCACCCTTTACTGTATGGTGTTAGGAAAGTACCCATTTCTAGGAGACACACTCCAGGATACATATGACAAG ATAGTAAATAACCCCATCTCTCTCCCTGATGATATGGATCCCCTGCTGAAGAATTTACTTGAGGGCCTTCTCTGTAAAG ATCCAGCACAAAGGATGACTCTTCAGAGTGTTTCTGAGCATGAATGGGTTGTTGGTGATGAAGGTCCCATCCCTCGGCATTTATGTTGGTGCCAGAGCCAAAAAATGCGAAAGGAAATATCAGATGGGAATGCAGAGGATACTTTCACTTGA